AGCGAACCAGCGGAACATTGCCCACAACGGGATCGCGGTAGGCGGGAATCAAACGGCGGGCGACGGTGGGGTCGATGCCTCAATCGCCTGGACCGGAGCACCCAAGCCCGCAACATGGCTGCCGCGAAGACACATATTTTTTCAATGCAAGGCAGAGGCCATGGCCCCCGCCAAACTTGCCAAGGAAATGCGCCCAGGCGGCCCGCCAAGGCCGATCTTCGCTGACCTTGCCCGAATGCGCGGCGCCTACATCATATTCTCGACCGACGATCCGTCGAAGTCAGCAATGGATGACCGCCTCAATGCAATGGTGGCGGCGACTAAGGACGTCCGCAACGCCGAACGAATCCGTTTCGACTTCTATGGCGCCGACAGAATTGCGCGCTGGGCCAATCTTCATCTCGGCGTCGCCATCTGGCTACTTGGACAGAACGGCCGAGCGTTGGGCGGATGGCGTCCCTACGGCGATTGGTCAGCGAAAGGTGCGGTAAGCCAACCCTACATTGTTGATGGCAATGCTCGCGCGTCATTCGACGATGATCTTGTCGACATGAGTTCGGCGATTACGAACATTCGTGCCGCCTTGCGACAGACCGGCGGTGTCGTGCGACTCGTGGGCCTGTCGGGTATGGGCAAGACACGGCTTGCTGAAGCATTGTTCGACGAGCGCCTTGGCGAAGGCGCGCTAGCAAAGGCGAAGGCAATATACGGTGACGCCGGGCGCAACCTCGAGGTAGGCGCCGCACGCGTAGCCGAGGAGCTTATGCTCGCCGGGGCCGACGCCATCCTCGTAGTCGACAATGCCAATGTGGCTATCCATAGCCAGCTCGCCGAGATCGCATGCCGCCCCGGCAGCCGCATCAGCGTACTGACGATCGATTACGACATGGGCGGCGAAAACCCGGCGGGGCTTCTCGTCGCGCTCGGAGAAAATAGCAAACTGGTGCTGATATCGCTTCTGAAACAGCGCGTCCCCTCCCTGAGCGAGGCCGAATGCCGCCACCTGGCCGAGTTCTCCGGCGGCAATGCCCGGATTGCCTTGAAGATCGCGGAGGGCGTGGAAAAGGGAGTAGACTTGTCCACGCTCAACGACGGCGAACTACTCGAGCGGCTGTTCCAAGTCGGCCGCCAGGAACGCGATCCCAGCGCGCGCGCCTGCGCCGACGCCGCCGCACTTGTCTACGCCTTCTATGTCGAAGCGGGAGACGATCATTTGGCCGAGCATACCGCGCTGGCGTCTATCCTTGGCGTGAATGTCGATACATTCTTCCGCAATGTTGCGACCTTTCTCGAATGGGGCGTGATCCAGCAACGTGGGCCGCAACGCGCGGTAATGCCGCCGCCGTTCGCAAATATGTTGGCGGCGCCATTCATCCGCCGCAGCGATCCCGCGACGCTGCTCGGTCACTTCCTCGCTGCGCCGCCCCGCCTGTTGGCTTCGTTTGCACGCCGTCTCGGACAGCTTCACAACGAGCCGGCAGCGGTACGGCTGGCCCAGCTCCTGCTCGGTCAGGACGGCTTATTCGGCGAGCCCGCCATGCTCGATGAGTTGCTTCGTCACGGCTTTATCAACTTGGCGCCAAGCGCGCCCGAGGCTGCTTTAGCGGCATTCGAACGATCACTTGCCGGTCCTAATCGTGACCGGCTGCTCGATCCACACGCTGAGGGGCGACGCTATTATCCCGAGCTTCTCGTCCATCTCGCGCACGAATCCGTCCTCTTCGCGCGGGCAATGGAGGTCCTGTTGGCGTTTGCGCTTGCCGATGGCGATGCCGGGGACGACCGCAAAGCAGCCAAGCATTTTCTCGAGCGCTTCTGGCCACACCTCTCATTCACGCTCGCTGACCAGGCGACGCGGCTAGCCTTCATCGACCGGCTTCTCGACGATCCCGACGGTAAGGTCTCGGCGCTCGGCTTAGAAGCCTTAGATTATATGCTTGAGGCAGGGCATTTCAGTTCGTCTCTAAATCTTGAGTTCGGCGCGAAGGCGCATTTGACTGAGTGGCAGCCACGCAATGGCGACGGTTATGGTAGCTGGTTCAGCGCCGCGTATGAGCGTGCTGGCCGTGCCGCTCGCGCTAACGGCCGGGAAGCGGAGCGAGCGCGTGCCATTATCGCCAGCCATTTCCGCGAACACCTCGACGCAGGCTTACCAGAGCTGTCTATTGAAGCGATCCGCGCTGCCCGCGGCCACGGTTATTGGGACGCAGGCTGGCGCGCAGTTGTCGATGGCCTGAGCTTCAGCGGCCACGGGCTCGGCGACAACATACTGGCGGAAGTGCGAGCGCTCGAGCACGAGCTGCGCCCCCCGCACACTCGACGAATGCTTCGATGCCTTCGTGATCGGCGAGCCCTGGCGGCACTGGCGTCCCGACCGGACTGAGACGCGCCCAACGCGCAATGTCGGGAAGCTATCGGAAGCCGTGGGTGTATGCCTCGCTCGAAATGGCACCGACCCGTTGCCCTACTTGACGCGTGCAATCGCCGGGGAAAGTCAGAACAGTGCTTTGGCATTCGCCCGCGGCCTTGCCCGGACCAGCGCTGAACCGGCTGAGCTATGGCAAAGGACGTGCGCGGCGTTCGCTGCAGCGGACAGCGATCGGCGGAATCCAGACGTCTTGACTGGCATCATCGACGGTGCGGCGCGGCGGGACCGAGTTACCGTCGAGGTATGGCTCGACGCGGCGGTCACCGATCCACTACTCGCCGAGCACCTTGTCGCGCTGCAGCTTGCCGTACCCCTCGACGCCATCGCGATGGCGCGATTCATCCGCGGGCTAAGGCACGGAGCCGTTCCAGGGTGGAGCTTCTCGCAACTCCAATCTGGTGGCGTCACAAGACCCATTCCCGGGCCTGCGCTGGCGGAATTTCTGGGCCAACTCTATGAGGCTGAGGGCGGCGTCCTCCCAGCGCTTCAGATTCTCCACATGCGCATTTTCGGCGATCGCGGCGACCAGCGCGGCATCGACCCGGCTCTTCTAGCGCTCGGCCGCAAATTTCTCGTCGATCAGAGGACCTATGTTGAAGAGAATACGAAAGAGGACCACGGCATTGCGACCATCGCAAGGGTTTCGTTGGTCGGCGAAAGCGCCGCCCTGGCCGCTGCAGCGGTCTGCCGGGCATTGCGCG
The window above is part of the Novosphingobium sp. G106 genome. Proteins encoded here:
- a CDS encoding ATP-binding protein, which codes for MGPFEVTKEVVSGLNDTQLRKLLENLLLAEANQRNIAHNGIAVGGNQTAGDGGVDASIAWTGAPKPATWLPRRHIFFQCKAEAMAPAKLAKEMRPGGPPRPIFADLARMRGAYIIFSTDDPSKSAMDDRLNAMVAATKDVRNAERIRFDFYGADRIARWANLHLGVAIWLLGQNGRALGGWRPYGDWSAKGAVSQPYIVDGNARASFDDDLVDMSSAITNIRAALRQTGGVVRLVGLSGMGKTRLAEALFDERLGEGALAKAKAIYGDAGRNLEVGAARVAEELMLAGADAILVVDNANVAIHSQLAEIACRPGSRISVLTIDYDMGGENPAGLLVALGENSKLVLISLLKQRVPSLSEAECRHLAEFSGGNARIALKIAEGVEKGVDLSTLNDGELLERLFQVGRQERDPSARACADAAALVYAFYVEAGDDHLAEHTALASILGVNVDTFFRNVATFLEWGVIQQRGPQRAVMPPPFANMLAAPFIRRSDPATLLGHFLAAPPRLLASFARRLGQLHNEPAAVRLAQLLLGQDGLFGEPAMLDELLRHGFINLAPSAPEAALAAFERSLAGPNRDRLLDPHAEGRRYYPELLVHLAHESVLFARAMEVLLAFALADGDAGDDRKAAKHFLERFWPHLSFTLADQATRLAFIDRLLDDPDGKVSALGLEALDYMLEAGHFSSSLNLEFGAKAHLTEWQPRNGDGYGSWFSAAYERAGRAARANGREAERARAIIASHFREHLDAGLPELSIEAIRAARGHGYWDAGWRAVVDGLSFSGHGLGDNILAEVRALEHELRPPHTRRMLRCLRDRRALAALASRPD